One Microbacterium sp. W4I20 DNA window includes the following coding sequences:
- a CDS encoding aminotransferase class V-fold PLP-dependent enzyme: MSIYDDLGVTQVINGVGPATRLGGLPVSEPVWASMREAMSVTVRISALQAAAGRRLSSLLGVPACYVTSGAAAALTLGTAVALTGTDSEKVDALPNTTGMPNRVIIQRAQRDPYDHAVTATGAELVEIGYPHTTHTSELERAIDERTAAVLVRPGAPGNILTLRTISEIAHERGIPVIVDGALRVPPIERLQQLFADGADLVAVSGGKKFRAPQATGILCGRPELIAAVALHHQDMDEREQTWMSGEHADSPEPWARSAPPRHGIGRSMKVGREQIAGLVTAVDRYVNAPGEDDRDGLAELDILEERLREHSSTTVTRGFEESLDVPVLHLDLSATGVESDIVIRALATGDPAIAVGEDHAWREVLTVNPLALLPGDGARFAEAFTRTLDRLIAERGATVGASS; the protein is encoded by the coding sequence ATGAGCATCTACGACGATCTCGGAGTCACACAGGTCATCAACGGCGTCGGTCCAGCGACGCGCCTGGGCGGGTTGCCGGTGTCGGAGCCGGTGTGGGCGTCTATGCGGGAGGCGATGAGCGTGACCGTGCGCATCAGCGCTCTGCAGGCGGCAGCAGGACGAAGGCTGTCCTCGTTGCTCGGCGTGCCCGCCTGCTATGTCACCTCGGGTGCCGCGGCGGCGCTCACGCTCGGAACGGCCGTCGCCCTCACCGGCACCGACAGCGAGAAAGTCGACGCACTCCCGAACACCACAGGAATGCCGAACCGCGTCATCATCCAGCGGGCACAGCGCGATCCCTATGACCATGCGGTCACGGCGACCGGCGCTGAACTGGTCGAGATCGGCTATCCGCACACCACGCACACCAGCGAACTGGAGCGCGCGATCGATGAGCGCACCGCCGCCGTGCTGGTGCGGCCCGGTGCGCCGGGCAACATCCTCACCCTGCGCACGATCTCCGAGATCGCCCACGAGCGCGGAATTCCGGTGATCGTCGACGGCGCTCTGCGGGTGCCGCCCATCGAGCGCCTGCAGCAGCTCTTCGCCGATGGCGCCGACCTCGTGGCCGTCAGCGGCGGCAAGAAATTCCGGGCTCCGCAGGCCACCGGCATCCTCTGCGGCCGCCCCGAGCTGATCGCCGCTGTCGCGCTCCATCATCAGGACATGGATGAGCGGGAGCAGACCTGGATGAGCGGAGAGCACGCTGACTCGCCGGAACCCTGGGCGCGGTCGGCGCCGCCGCGACATGGGATCGGACGTTCGATGAAGGTCGGTCGTGAGCAGATCGCCGGCCTCGTCACCGCCGTCGACCGCTACGTCAACGCCCCGGGGGAGGACGACCGTGACGGACTCGCCGAACTCGACATCCTGGAGGAGCGGCTCCGCGAACACTCGTCGACCACGGTGACACGCGGATTCGAGGAGTCACTCGACGTGCCCGTTCTGCACCTCGACCTGAGCGCGACGGGCGTCGAGAGCGACATCGTGATCCGAGCGCTGGCCACCGGAGATCCGGCGATCGCCGTCGGGGAGGACCATGCCTGGCGCGAGGTGCTCACGGTGAATCCGCTCGCGCTGCTCCCCGGCGACGGAGCGCGGTTCGCGGAGGCCTTCACGCGGACTCTCGACCGGCTCATCGCCGAACGTGGAGCGACGGTCGGGGCCTCGTCGTGA
- a CDS encoding Sec-independent protein translocase TatB, with product MFGLTIDKITLIAVLAAFLIGPERLPAAAAGLARMVRGLKEMAGGARDRLRDQVGPEFDDVDWKKLDPRQYDPRRIIQDALLDDSPRPTNPAASTTTAVPAQLIDPES from the coding sequence ATGTTCGGACTGACGATCGACAAGATCACCCTGATCGCAGTCCTTGCCGCGTTCCTGATCGGCCCCGAACGTCTCCCCGCGGCGGCCGCAGGTCTCGCGCGCATGGTCAGAGGGCTGAAGGAGATGGCGGGCGGCGCGCGAGACCGTCTCCGCGATCAGGTCGGGCCGGAGTTTGACGATGTCGACTGGAAGAAGCTTGATCCCCGGCAGTACGACCCGCGGCGCATCATCCAGGACGCGCTTCTCGACGATTCGCCTCGCCCGACGAACCCCGCAGCGTCGACCACGACCGCTGTTCCTGCACAACTCATAGATCCGGAGTCATAG
- a CDS encoding Gfo/Idh/MocA family protein yields the protein MRVGVIGAGSWSTAVHLPALAAIDDVEIVIVSSRERDTAERIGSLFSVAQTTTDWHDVTDAGLDAIVVSSPPDAHEEQVVAALRSGAHTLCEKPMALTSAGAQAMLEASVAAERGLLVGFGWPFSALFARAKQALDADRIGSIEHVEVRLHANLRELLTGTAELDWQRGGVRSEQSTYRDPAVSGGGALTTTLSHGLGMLSWLTGQSLDRVFATAGRNAGPLDLHLAVAGELADGAGVAISCASTSARSPGVGWQLALVGSAGELLLDFAERTLRIDGARAEVIRLSAEEAANRPESPTAALVEVARGGEVPAGASSRLGALVVATTEAIAESMRTRVPVVVDRHGLPASGW from the coding sequence ATGCGAGTCGGAGTCATCGGCGCGGGCTCCTGGTCCACGGCTGTGCACCTGCCCGCGCTCGCCGCCATCGATGATGTCGAGATCGTCATCGTCTCGAGCAGGGAGCGGGACACGGCGGAGCGCATCGGCTCGCTCTTCTCCGTCGCACAGACCACCACGGACTGGCACGACGTGACGGATGCCGGCCTCGACGCCATCGTGGTGAGCAGCCCGCCGGACGCGCACGAGGAGCAGGTCGTCGCGGCGCTCCGATCGGGGGCGCACACGCTCTGCGAGAAGCCGATGGCGCTCACCAGCGCCGGCGCTCAGGCGATGCTGGAGGCATCCGTCGCGGCGGAGCGCGGGCTTCTCGTCGGATTCGGATGGCCGTTCTCGGCGCTGTTCGCACGGGCCAAGCAGGCGCTCGACGCGGATCGGATCGGATCGATCGAGCACGTCGAGGTGCGACTGCACGCGAACCTGCGCGAACTGCTCACCGGCACCGCCGAGCTGGACTGGCAGAGGGGTGGCGTCCGCAGCGAGCAGTCGACATACCGAGACCCTGCCGTCTCCGGAGGAGGGGCGCTCACCACGACTCTCAGCCATGGCCTCGGCATGCTCAGCTGGTTGACGGGGCAGTCGCTCGATCGCGTGTTCGCGACGGCGGGCCGGAACGCGGGCCCGCTCGATCTGCATCTCGCGGTCGCCGGCGAGCTCGCAGACGGCGCCGGCGTCGCGATCTCGTGCGCGAGCACGAGCGCACGGTCCCCGGGCGTCGGGTGGCAGCTCGCGCTCGTCGGCTCCGCCGGAGAACTGCTTCTCGACTTCGCCGAGCGAACCCTCCGTATCGACGGAGCGCGCGCCGAGGTCATCCGGCTGTCGGCGGAAGAGGCCGCCAACCGCCCGGAGTCCCCGACCGCGGCTCTCGTCGAGGTAGCCAGAGGTGGAGAGGTGCCCGCGGGAGCGAGCAGTCGCCTCGGGGCGCTGGTCGTCGCGACGACGGAAGCGATCGCGGAGAGCATGCGTACGCGTGTTCCCGTTGTCGTCGACCGTCACGGTCTTCCGGCCTCCGGCTGGTGA
- a CDS encoding IlvD/Edd family dehydratase — MMTEYRSSEWYGGEDRNAYIHRAWMRRGVPASAFEGRPQIAIANTASDLTPCNSHLTEIAQSVKNGIYEAGGIPLELPVVSLGETQVRPTAMLWRNMAAMATEEMLRANPIDGTVLLGGCDKTIPSLLMAAASVDLPAVVVPGGPMLTGHFRNEALGCGTDVWRLSEEVRAGTLSEVAFLRSESSMIRSKGHCNTMGTASTMALVAEALGVVIPGVAGTPAPDARLLEAAHESGRLAVQLVTEDRRPSTFLTRGSFHNAIVALAAIGGSTNAVVHLLAVAGRLGIDLEVDDFDRIGAEVPLLVNLQPAGKYLMDDLYRAGGFLAVMKEVRDLLDPDALTITGRPFVDYLDDAHVWDPQVIAPRSEPLIAAAGISVLRGSLAPGGAIIKPAAASPHLLKHRGRAVVFDSIEDFHARIDDPALDIDEGSVMVLRGCGPRGYPGMPEVSNLPLPKKLLERGVRDIVRICDGRMSGTAYGTVILHVTPEAAAGGPLSLVQSGDWISLDVRNRRLDLEVSAEELAGRRPNESTVNGYANPRRGWERLYIDHVLQADQGADLDFLVGRSGAAVSRESH; from the coding sequence ATGATGACTGAGTACAGAAGCTCCGAATGGTACGGAGGAGAAGACCGAAACGCCTACATTCATCGGGCGTGGATGCGACGGGGTGTACCGGCGAGCGCCTTCGAGGGACGCCCGCAGATCGCGATCGCCAACACGGCATCCGACCTCACCCCGTGCAACTCGCATCTGACTGAGATCGCGCAGTCGGTGAAGAATGGCATCTACGAAGCGGGCGGAATTCCGTTGGAGCTGCCCGTCGTGTCGCTCGGTGAGACGCAGGTGCGACCCACCGCCATGCTGTGGCGCAACATGGCGGCGATGGCGACCGAGGAGATGCTGCGCGCGAACCCGATCGACGGCACCGTGCTTCTCGGCGGCTGCGACAAGACGATTCCCTCGCTCCTGATGGCCGCAGCATCCGTCGATCTGCCGGCCGTCGTCGTTCCCGGGGGCCCGATGTTGACGGGCCACTTCCGAAACGAGGCCCTGGGCTGCGGGACGGATGTCTGGCGGCTGAGCGAGGAGGTCCGTGCCGGGACTCTGTCGGAGGTAGCCTTCCTCAGGTCCGAGTCTTCGATGATCCGCTCCAAGGGTCATTGCAACACCATGGGCACGGCATCGACGATGGCCCTGGTAGCGGAAGCTCTCGGCGTCGTCATCCCCGGAGTCGCGGGAACGCCGGCGCCGGATGCCCGCCTCTTGGAGGCCGCCCATGAGAGCGGTCGCCTCGCCGTGCAACTGGTGACGGAGGACCGGCGCCCCTCGACCTTCCTGACGAGAGGCAGCTTCCACAATGCGATCGTCGCTCTCGCTGCGATCGGCGGCTCCACAAACGCGGTCGTGCATCTGCTTGCCGTAGCCGGCCGGCTCGGCATCGACCTCGAGGTCGACGACTTCGATCGAATCGGCGCAGAGGTGCCTCTCCTGGTGAACCTCCAGCCGGCGGGGAAGTATCTGATGGACGACCTCTACCGCGCCGGCGGATTCCTCGCCGTGATGAAGGAGGTGAGGGACCTCCTTGACCCCGACGCCCTGACGATCACCGGGCGCCCGTTCGTGGATTACCTCGACGATGCTCACGTGTGGGACCCCCAGGTCATCGCGCCCCGCTCGGAGCCCCTCATCGCCGCCGCGGGTATCAGCGTTCTCCGAGGCTCACTCGCTCCCGGCGGCGCCATCATCAAGCCGGCGGCGGCATCTCCGCACCTTCTCAAGCATCGAGGTCGTGCGGTGGTGTTCGACAGCATCGAAGACTTTCATGCGCGCATCGACGACCCGGCTCTGGACATTGACGAAGGCAGCGTCATGGTGCTGCGTGGCTGCGGACCGCGGGGCTATCCCGGCATGCCCGAAGTATCGAACCTGCCGTTGCCGAAGAAGCTCCTCGAGCGCGGAGTCCGAGACATCGTCCGCATCTGCGACGGACGGATGTCCGGCACCGCCTACGGCACTGTCATCCTGCACGTCACGCCCGAAGCCGCTGCAGGTGGGCCCCTCTCACTCGTGCAGAGCGGAGACTGGATCAGCCTCGACGTGCGCAATCGTCGACTCGACCTCGAGGTCTCTGCAGAAGAACTCGCGGGGCGTCGCCCCAACGAGAGCACGGTCAACGGGTACGCCAATCCGCGTCGCGGGTGGGAGCGGCTGTATATCGACCATGTACTTCAGGCGGATCAAGGCGCTGACCTGGATTTCCTCGTCGGCCGATCTGGGGCGGCGGTGTCACGTGAATCTCATTGA
- a CDS encoding phosphotriesterase, with protein MTSVTGPLAPEALGITHSHEHILWDYFDLINSYDVIFDDENVAAQELRWFKEAGGGTLVDCTTTGITPRPDALRRVSEATDVNIVLGCGWYRERVWGPEVGAKTSTQLADVLVRHLTTGFDGTDIVAGFIGEIGTERGVISPAEERVFRAAALASLATGCAIITHTTHFGELALEQIDLLEEVGVAPDRIVISHLGDREDTDHLLRIADRGVYLSIDNVGYENDGYPNDSVRLRSIDALIANGHADRIVLGTDIAQRSALRSYGGRGYDWLIRDFVPKMLSAGISQEHVLGATMHNIARVLTRR; from the coding sequence GTGACATCCGTCACAGGACCGCTCGCCCCGGAGGCGCTCGGCATCACGCACAGCCACGAGCACATCCTGTGGGATTACTTCGATCTGATCAACAGCTACGACGTCATCTTCGACGACGAGAACGTCGCCGCTCAGGAGCTGCGGTGGTTCAAGGAAGCGGGCGGCGGCACCCTTGTCGATTGCACCACGACGGGCATCACCCCGCGCCCGGATGCCCTGCGTCGCGTCTCGGAGGCGACCGATGTCAACATCGTCCTGGGCTGCGGGTGGTACCGCGAACGGGTCTGGGGGCCCGAGGTCGGAGCGAAGACCTCGACGCAGCTCGCCGACGTGCTCGTGCGGCACCTGACGACCGGTTTCGACGGCACGGATATCGTGGCGGGATTCATCGGTGAGATCGGTACCGAGCGCGGCGTCATCTCACCCGCGGAGGAGCGCGTGTTCCGTGCCGCAGCGCTCGCGAGCCTCGCGACCGGATGTGCGATCATCACCCACACGACGCATTTCGGGGAACTCGCGCTGGAGCAGATCGACCTGCTCGAAGAGGTCGGCGTCGCGCCGGACCGCATCGTCATCAGTCACCTCGGTGATCGCGAGGACACGGACCACCTGCTCCGGATCGCCGATCGGGGCGTCTACCTGAGCATCGACAACGTCGGATACGAGAACGACGGCTACCCGAATGACAGCGTGCGTCTGCGCAGCATCGATGCCCTCATCGCGAACGGGCATGCGGACCGGATCGTGCTCGGCACCGACATCGCGCAACGATCAGCGCTGCGATCGTACGGAGGGCGAGGCTACGACTGGCTCATCCGCGACTTCGTCCCGAAGATGCTTTCCGCCGGTATCAGCCAGGAGCATGTTCTCGGGGCCACGATGCACAACATCGCCCGGGTTCTGACGCGGCGGTGA
- a CDS encoding mandelate racemase/muconate lactonizing enzyme family protein — translation MVERFRVRVPFDGAVARWNSINNSQWELLEIVRVRTEDPAIVGYGEALSIYAEFCTTPSAMEAVTGRLPIEHAADDRLGLSLQMALYDAAAQSIGVPVHRLFGRPQVRDRTPLAWWNTKMPAELLGEEAARSVEAGYLAQKIKARPWFDVREQLAAIDRSTPPEYRVDIDWNSMLLDAAHALPVLMEIAEMPKIGLFESPVRRSDAAGHRRIHDAVPVLLAEHFDPALFPVWTRDDSIDAYVISPPGVTSMLNRAAAADLLHKDVFLQVCGTGITTAFTAALNAVLPAARLPAVTVMNTYADDLIVSPLRIEGGHVEVPTRPGLGVTVDEDALERYRVDDELVVPVPRRLLTVHYGDGRSRSFVNAEQLWDDFTELTTMPVQPPHATLTVIDDDGSAGFASLHERARRHPHWSDLGRHE, via the coding sequence GTGGTCGAGCGATTCCGAGTACGTGTCCCGTTCGACGGCGCGGTCGCCCGGTGGAACAGCATCAACAACTCCCAGTGGGAGCTTCTCGAGATCGTGCGGGTGCGCACAGAAGACCCGGCGATCGTCGGTTACGGTGAGGCGCTCTCCATCTACGCCGAGTTCTGCACCACGCCGTCGGCGATGGAGGCTGTCACTGGACGGCTTCCGATCGAGCACGCGGCTGACGACCGTCTCGGGCTCAGTCTGCAGATGGCGCTCTACGACGCGGCGGCGCAGTCGATCGGCGTTCCCGTGCACCGCCTGTTCGGCCGTCCGCAGGTCCGGGACCGCACCCCTCTCGCCTGGTGGAATACGAAGATGCCTGCCGAGCTGCTCGGCGAGGAAGCGGCTCGCTCCGTGGAGGCGGGCTACCTCGCGCAGAAGATCAAGGCGCGACCCTGGTTCGATGTGCGCGAGCAGCTCGCCGCCATCGACCGCTCCACTCCGCCCGAGTATCGCGTGGACATCGACTGGAACTCGATGCTCCTCGATGCAGCGCACGCGCTGCCCGTTCTCATGGAGATCGCGGAGATGCCGAAGATCGGCCTGTTCGAGAGTCCGGTCCGACGCTCAGATGCGGCGGGGCATCGTCGCATTCACGACGCCGTTCCGGTTCTGCTCGCCGAACACTTCGACCCCGCTCTCTTCCCCGTGTGGACTCGTGACGATTCCATCGATGCCTACGTGATCAGCCCTCCCGGGGTGACGAGCATGTTGAACCGCGCCGCCGCCGCCGATCTGCTTCATAAAGACGTTTTTCTGCAGGTCTGCGGGACGGGGATCACGACGGCGTTCACCGCCGCACTCAATGCGGTACTGCCCGCCGCCCGCCTTCCCGCGGTGACCGTCATGAACACCTACGCGGACGACCTGATCGTGTCGCCGCTGCGCATCGAAGGCGGGCACGTCGAGGTTCCGACTCGCCCCGGACTCGGGGTGACCGTGGACGAAGATGCGCTCGAGCGATACCGGGTCGATGACGAGCTCGTGGTCCCTGTCCCGCGCCGGCTGCTGACGGTCCACTATGGCGACGGGCGCAGCAGGAGCTTCGTGAATGCCGAGCAGCTGTGGGACGACTTCACGGAGTTGACGACGATGCCTGTTCAGCCACCGCACGCGACGCTCACCGTCATCGATGACGACGGCAGCGCGGGCTTCGCTTCGTTGCACGAACGTGCCCGTCGACACCCGCACTGGTCGGACCTGGGTCGCCACGAATGA
- the tatC gene encoding twin-arginine translocase subunit TatC translates to MSIGGHLVELRRRLFISAIAVLIGVVVGFFLSEFLIIVMSAPVRAIEEGQGRAFLNFANVTSAFDLRMKIALTVGIVVASPVWLYQIWAYLVPALTRKEVGVAAGFVSAALPLFLLGCFAGWYVLPHIVVLMLGFTPEAAGNFLDAATYYDFVLKLTIAVGVAFVLPVFLVLLNAVGVLAASSIIRGWRWAILVIVIFTAFATPAADVVSMVVLAVPMIALYFAAYGVAYLHDRRAAKRRAREAGVLLASEGLPG, encoded by the coding sequence ATGTCGATCGGCGGGCATCTGGTCGAACTGCGCAGGCGGCTCTTCATCTCGGCCATCGCCGTGCTCATCGGAGTGGTCGTCGGGTTCTTCCTGTCGGAGTTCCTCATCATCGTGATGAGCGCGCCCGTGCGCGCCATCGAGGAAGGGCAAGGGCGCGCGTTCCTCAACTTCGCGAATGTGACGAGCGCCTTCGACCTGCGGATGAAGATCGCCCTGACCGTGGGGATCGTCGTCGCGAGTCCGGTCTGGCTCTATCAGATCTGGGCCTATCTCGTGCCCGCGCTCACGCGCAAGGAGGTCGGCGTCGCCGCCGGCTTCGTCAGTGCGGCCCTCCCGCTCTTCCTCCTCGGCTGCTTCGCCGGGTGGTATGTGCTGCCGCACATCGTCGTGCTCATGCTCGGGTTCACCCCCGAGGCGGCGGGCAACTTCCTCGACGCGGCGACCTACTACGACTTCGTGCTGAAGCTCACGATCGCCGTGGGAGTCGCCTTCGTGCTTCCGGTGTTCCTCGTGCTGCTGAACGCCGTCGGCGTGCTCGCGGCGTCCAGCATCATCCGAGGCTGGCGCTGGGCGATCCTCGTGATCGTGATCTTCACGGCGTTCGCGACGCCAGCCGCCGACGTCGTGTCGATGGTCGTGCTGGCCGTGCCGATGATCGCGCTGTACTTCGCGGCGTACGGAGTGGCGTACCTGCACGATCGGCGGGCCGCGAAGCGCCGAGCGCGCGAAGCGGGGGTCCTGCTCGCCTCGGAAGGACTGCCCGGATGA
- a CDS encoding GDSL-type esterase/lipase family protein, producing MTTVRIEGAALERFLVGMVDVERAEGAITPLRLPRLAHAQFPNVSLARMVRCPVGVRLRVSTAASRIRVDARIAHYVSETEADVEAVARRTSPWLATTGSGPARRVVARGDIAQVDLWTETDDGTLSLVRGAQQAVDLVLDDESPSGGRVVEIWLPHNAQVELRAIEADAPLLPAPAPSAPRWIHYGSSISQCNEAVDPLSGWPALAAHALGVDLHSFSFAGNAMLDPFVARAISDAAADVITLKVGINIVNASALTARTLGPALHGFLDLIRQGHPDTPIVVISAIICPMHEHTPGPTVWSPEGILTGTVSVPPREDELTLEETRRIIGDVVRARAVVDAELHLIDGRELFGVEDATHLYDGLHPDQGGFDIMARRFVEAIGAHPALVRAFAPRPQVA from the coding sequence ATGACGACCGTTCGGATCGAGGGTGCGGCCCTCGAGAGGTTTCTCGTCGGAATGGTCGACGTGGAGCGCGCCGAGGGGGCGATCACTCCGCTCCGCCTCCCGCGTCTGGCGCACGCGCAGTTCCCGAATGTGTCGCTCGCCCGCATGGTGCGCTGCCCCGTGGGGGTTCGCCTGCGAGTATCGACGGCTGCCTCACGTATCAGGGTGGATGCTCGCATCGCGCACTACGTGTCGGAAACAGAAGCGGATGTGGAGGCCGTGGCCCGACGGACGTCGCCGTGGCTGGCGACGACCGGCTCCGGCCCTGCACGCAGGGTCGTCGCGAGGGGGGATATCGCGCAGGTCGACCTGTGGACGGAAACGGACGACGGCACGCTCTCGCTGGTGCGTGGCGCGCAACAGGCCGTAGATCTCGTGCTCGACGACGAGTCCCCGAGCGGCGGCCGGGTGGTGGAGATCTGGCTGCCGCACAATGCGCAGGTGGAGCTGCGGGCGATCGAGGCCGACGCGCCTCTGCTTCCTGCGCCGGCGCCCAGCGCACCCCGCTGGATCCACTACGGCAGTTCGATCAGCCAGTGCAACGAGGCCGTGGATCCGCTGAGCGGGTGGCCGGCGCTCGCCGCGCACGCACTCGGGGTCGATCTGCACTCCTTCTCCTTCGCGGGCAACGCGATGCTCGATCCATTCGTCGCGCGGGCGATCTCCGATGCAGCTGCTGACGTGATCACGCTGAAGGTGGGGATCAACATCGTCAATGCGTCGGCGCTGACGGCCCGCACGCTCGGACCTGCGTTGCACGGCTTCCTCGACCTCATCCGACAGGGCCATCCCGACACTCCGATCGTCGTGATCAGCGCGATCATCTGTCCGATGCACGAACACACTCCGGGTCCGACGGTCTGGTCGCCGGAGGGGATCTTGACGGGCACGGTCAGCGTGCCCCCGCGGGAGGACGAGCTCACGCTCGAAGAGACCCGGCGCATCATCGGCGATGTGGTCCGTGCGCGGGCAGTCGTCGACGCGGAACTGCACCTGATTGACGGGAGGGAGTTGTTCGGGGTCGAAGATGCGACGCACCTGTACGACGGGCTCCATCCGGATCAGGGCGGGTTCGACATCATGGCTCGGCGATTCGTGGAGGCGATCGGCGCTCATCCCGCCCTGGTCCGGGCCTTCGCTCCCCGCCCGCAGGTTGCTTGA
- the tatA gene encoding Sec-independent protein translocase subunit TatA, which translates to MFGNALSGWHLLILLAVVLLLFGAAKLPRLAQSVGQSMRVFKSEVKTMKEENEVSASPLDDAPVVPAASVVAPPLRAEPPRQNLDA; encoded by the coding sequence ATGTTCGGAAACGCCCTCTCTGGTTGGCACCTGCTCATCCTCCTCGCCGTCGTGCTGTTGCTCTTCGGTGCGGCGAAGCTCCCTCGTCTCGCTCAGAGCGTCGGTCAGTCGATGCGCGTGTTCAAGAGCGAAGTGAAGACGATGAAGGAAGAGAACGAGGTGTCGGCTTCCCCGCTCGATGACGCGCCCGTCGTCCCGGCCGCGTCAGTGGTGGCGCCACCTCTGCGCGCCGAACCGCCGCGGCAGAACCTCGACGCCTGA
- a CDS encoding amidohydrolase/deacetylase family metallohydrolase, whose amino-acid sequence MPTNAAPILIENGRVHHADRGWRDHGSVCIADGLIVESQADADVVAIDASGLLVVPGLVDLHTHIFRGQDAGVEPDALGARTGVTTMVDAGSAGAHLFGAFEASTIVPAATRIVAFLNIASIGITSFKLHGELQTLDYCDTAAAIAAVERHREHLVGIKVRASADVGADNAVEALRRARDVADATSLPLMVHLGPAPATVDQILDRLAPGDILTHCFTGFSGNQVADSTPRSSVRRAYERGVIFDVGHGGSGFDATVARTMIDAGLPPHVISSDVHRYSIDSIPGLPAAMSKMLALGMPLESVITAATSAPAAVVGLREEGIGSLAPGSVADVAAFRLDDGDVEFSDGHGHTFSGTQQLVPALTIRHGSVVFPTDAVRAMTGES is encoded by the coding sequence ATGCCCACGAACGCCGCGCCGATCCTCATCGAGAACGGCCGCGTCCATCACGCGGATCGCGGCTGGCGAGATCACGGCAGTGTGTGCATCGCCGACGGTCTCATCGTCGAGTCACAGGCGGATGCCGACGTCGTCGCGATCGACGCCTCAGGTCTCCTCGTGGTTCCCGGCCTCGTCGACCTGCACACGCACATCTTCCGCGGGCAGGACGCCGGGGTCGAGCCCGATGCGCTCGGCGCCCGCACGGGTGTGACGACCATGGTCGACGCCGGCAGCGCGGGGGCGCACCTCTTCGGTGCATTCGAGGCCTCCACCATCGTGCCGGCGGCGACGCGGATCGTCGCGTTCCTGAACATCGCCAGCATCGGCATCACCAGCTTCAAACTTCACGGGGAGCTGCAGACGCTCGACTACTGCGACACCGCGGCGGCGATCGCCGCGGTGGAGCGGCACCGTGAGCACCTCGTCGGGATCAAGGTCCGCGCGTCGGCCGATGTCGGGGCCGACAATGCGGTCGAGGCGCTGCGGCGTGCCAGAGACGTGGCGGACGCGACCTCCCTGCCCTTGATGGTGCACCTCGGACCGGCGCCGGCGACGGTCGACCAGATCCTCGACCGTCTCGCGCCCGGTGACATCCTCACCCACTGCTTCACCGGCTTCTCGGGCAATCAGGTGGCGGACTCCACTCCGCGCTCGTCCGTTCGCCGGGCCTATGAACGCGGCGTCATCTTCGATGTGGGACACGGAGGCAGCGGCTTCGACGCCACCGTCGCCCGCACCATGATCGACGCGGGACTCCCTCCCCACGTGATCAGCTCCGACGTGCACCGCTACTCGATCGACAGCATCCCCGGACTGCCCGCCGCGATGTCGAAAATGCTCGCACTCGGAATGCCATTGGAGTCTGTGATCACCGCAGCGACGAGTGCGCCGGCTGCGGTCGTCGGGCTGCGGGAAGAAGGAATAGGTTCGCTCGCGCCGGGATCCGTGGCTGACGTCGCGGCGTTCCGGCTGGACGACGGCGACGTCGAGTTCTCCGATGGCCACGGCCACACCTTCAGCGGGACGCAGCAGCTCGTTCCGGCACTCACCATCCGTCACGGCAGCGTGGTGTTCCCGACCGATGCCGTTCGGGCTATGACAGGAGAATCATGA
- a CDS encoding RidA family protein, whose translation MTRIAGSSAAVPPPAGPYSQSARIGPFVASSGQAGFLPDGSLPDDVAEQTRLALAHVRDALQASGAGFEQVLHMRIYLTDPSQFATMNEVYTEFLGAPYPARTTVYVTLPEGMYVEIDALAVV comes from the coding sequence GTGACGCGCATCGCCGGATCCTCCGCCGCAGTCCCGCCGCCGGCCGGGCCCTACTCGCAGAGTGCGCGCATCGGCCCGTTCGTCGCGAGCTCTGGCCAAGCCGGGTTCCTGCCGGACGGCTCGCTGCCCGATGACGTCGCCGAGCAGACACGACTCGCCCTCGCGCACGTGCGCGACGCCCTCCAGGCGTCCGGGGCCGGCTTCGAGCAGGTGCTGCACATGCGCATCTACTTGACCGATCCGTCGCAGTTCGCGACGATGAACGAGGTCTACACGGAGTTCCTCGGCGCTCCGTATCCGGCGAGGACGACGGTGTACGTGACTCTGCCCGAGGGCATGTACGTCGAGATCGACGCCCTCGCCGTCGTGTGA